The Amycolatopsis solani genome segment CCGGAGGCCGTCGCCGAGGTGATGGCGGACGGCGTACCGCACCTGCTGGTGCGCGTCCGCGACGGAACGGGCATCGTCGGCCCGCTGGTCGTGCCGGGCCGCAGCTCGTGCCTGCGCTGCGCCGACCTGCACCGGACGGACCTCGACCCGTGCTGGCCGCGCGTGGCGGGGCAGCTCGCCGGCCGGCACCAGCGGCCCGACCTCGGCGCGGTCCAGGCCTGCGCGTCGCTGGCCGTCGCCCAGGCCATGCGGCTGCTCACCCCTGCCGCGCCGGCGCCGCCGGTGTGGAACGCGACACTCGAGATCGACGCCTTCGACGGCCGCATCCGGCGACGCGGCTGGCCACCGCACCCGAAGTGCGGTTGTGGCGCGCGACCCCCTACTTCAGGAGACGTAGGCCACTAACACCGCGTGAGCAGGCTGCGCGCTCCCGCGAACGCAAGGCAGAATCGCCAGGGTGACCGACTTCCGCGACCCGGGCGATCGTGACACCGCGATGCCGCGCAAGGGTGCTGCCCGCACCGCCAAGCTCGCCAGCCTCCCGCTCGGCATCGCCGGCCGGGCCGTCGGCGGGTGGGGCAAGAGGCTCGCGGGCCAGAGCGCGGAACAGGTGAACGCGACGCTTTCGGCCAAGGCCGCCGAGCAGCTGTTCGAAGTGCTCGGCACGCTCAAGGGCGGGGCGATGAAGTTCGGCCAGGCGCTGAGCGTGTTCGAGGCGGCGGTGCCGGACGACATGGCGAAGCCGTATCGCGAGGCGCTGACGAAGCTGCAGGCCGCCGCGCCGCCGATGTCCGTCCGGCAGACCCACCGGGTGCTCGCCGAGCAGCTGGGCCGCACCTGGACCAGCCGGTTCGCGTCGTTCGACGACGAGCCGGCCGCGGCCGCGAGCATCGGCCAGGTCCACCGCGCGGTCTGGCACGACGGCCGCGAGGTCGCGGTCAAGGTGCAGTACCCGGGCGCCGACGAAGCCCTGCGCAGCGACCTGCGGCAGCTCCAGCGCTTCAGCCGGCTGTTCCAGGCCTTCGTCCCCGGCACCGAGGTCAAGCCGCTGCTGGCCGAACTCGCCGAGCGGATGAACGAGGAGCTCGACTACCAGGCCGAGGCCCAGCACCAGCGCGCCTTCGCGAAGGCGTTCGACGGCGATCCCGGCATCCTGGTGCCGCGGGTGGTGGCCAGCGCACCCAAGGTCGTCGTGACGGAGTGGGCGAACGGCACACCGCTGTCCAAGGTGATCGCGGACGGCGATCGCGAGACCCGCAACCTGGCGGGCCGCCTGCTGGCGGAGTTCCACTACTCGTCGCCCGAACGCGTTCACCTGCTGCACTCGGACCCGCACCCCGGCAACTTCATGATCACGGCCGACGAAAGGCTGTGCGTCATCGACTTCGGCGGCGTCGCCCGGCTCCCCGACGGCATCCCCCACCACCTGGGCGAGATGACGCGGCTGGCCCTGGACGGCGAGTCCGCGGACCTGATGCGCCTGCTGCGCGAGAACCGGTTCATCCGGCCGGACAGCGACCTGACCGCGGACGAAGTGCTCGCTTACCTCGCGCCGTTCACCGAGCCGCTGGCCGAGCCGACGTTCCACTTCACGCGCCGGTGGATGCAGAAGCAGGCCTGGCGGGTGGGCGACAGCCGCGGAAACGACTTCCGGGTGGGCCGATCGCTCAACCTGCCGCCCGAGTACCTGATGATCCACCGGGTCACGGCGGGCTCGACGGGCATCCTCTGCCAGCTCGACGCGGAGATCCCGGCACGCGGCATCGTGGAGCGCTGGCAGCCTGGGTTCGCCGCCTGAGTTGTCCACAGGCCGGGCCGCGAAGGGGCGGATCCGGGCGAGTTGTCCACAGCTGCGGGGAAGCGGGTTCCACCCGGTTGGCCGAGCCGTCATGCTCGATGCATGGCTACTACTCAGTGCACTGACCCGCTGTCCCTCAGTAACCCCGGCACGTGCGAGGTGATGAACCTCGAACAGTTGCGAAGGGCCGGGGTGTCCGACCGAAGAACCAGGCGGCTCTGCGGCCCCGGCGGGCCGTGGCGCCGCCTGCACCCCGGTGTCGTCCTGCTGCGCAACACGGCTCCGACGCGGCAGCAGCTGCTGCACGCCGCGCTGGTGCGGTACGGGCCGCAGGTGGTGATCACCGGCGCCGACGCGCTGCAGGCCCACGGCGTGAAGTGCCCACCGGCGGGCGAGATCCGGCTGCTGGTGCCCGATCACTGCCGGGTGGTGGCGTGCGAAGGCGTCCGTGCGGCGCGCACGGCCCGGTTGCCGGACCCGGTCGAGGTCGACGGCCTGCCGTTCGCCCCGCCGGCCAGGGCCGCGCTCGACCTGGCGCGCACGGAGCCGGATCCGGGCCGGATCCGCCACCTGCTGACGCTGCCGCTCTACTGGGGGCTGTGCGACCGCCAAGAGCTGGTGCGGGAGCTCGACGCCGGTCCCCAGCGCGGCACGTCGGCGGTCCGGCGGGTGCTGCGTGACCTGGACGACGGACCGATCCAGGCCCACGGACTGGCCACCCGAGTCCTGGAGACAGCGCGTCTCCCGCCGCCGAACTGGGACGTGACGATCTGCGACCGCCGTGGCCGGCGCATCGGCGAGGCCGACGGGTGGTGGGACGAGCTCGGCCTGGCCTGGCAGTACCGCTGCGGCCCGGGCCCCTCCGGCGGCTTCAGTCACCTGGCACTGGCGGCGACGGGCATCGTCCTGGTCCGCTGCACGGTCCGCCAGCTGCGCCAGGTCCCCGACGAGGTGGCGCAGGAGCTGGCCCGGGCGTACGGCGAAGCGTCCCGCACACCCCGCCCCCGCGTCCGCGCCATCCCGATGGCCCCCTCGGGCGACGCGGCCTGACCTCGGCCCCACCGGCACCCGATCAACCCCGCAGGAGGCCGAATCGACACCTCGCGCCCGGACCCACCGGCACCGTTCCACCTCGCAGGAGGCTGAACCGACACGTCGCGCCCGGACTCCCCCGCGCCGCCCCGCCCGGGAGGCCGGATTGATCACCAGTACTCGTCGGGCAGCTTGCCCTCGATGTCGCGCACGTGCTGCCGGGCGCAGTCCGGGCACAGCCACCGCAGCGCGCCCCGCTCGCGCGTGGACACCCAGGCGAGCGCCGTGGCCGGATCGTCGTCGTCCGAGCGGCGGCGGCCGCAGCGGGTGCACGCCGGTGGTTCCGGGGCGCTCACCGCAACCGTCCACAGTGGATTTCCTTGGCGCCGAACAGGAAAAGATCGTCCCGGTGGCCGAGGAAGTCCGGGCTGCGCGGATCGGTCAGCGCGGCGACCGCCTCGCGGTCGTCGGCGGCGAGC includes the following:
- a CDS encoding ABC1 kinase family protein; this encodes MTDFRDPGDRDTAMPRKGAARTAKLASLPLGIAGRAVGGWGKRLAGQSAEQVNATLSAKAAEQLFEVLGTLKGGAMKFGQALSVFEAAVPDDMAKPYREALTKLQAAAPPMSVRQTHRVLAEQLGRTWTSRFASFDDEPAAAASIGQVHRAVWHDGREVAVKVQYPGADEALRSDLRQLQRFSRLFQAFVPGTEVKPLLAELAERMNEELDYQAEAQHQRAFAKAFDGDPGILVPRVVASAPKVVVTEWANGTPLSKVIADGDRETRNLAGRLLAEFHYSSPERVHLLHSDPHPGNFMITADERLCVIDFGGVARLPDGIPHHLGEMTRLALDGESADLMRLLRENRFIRPDSDLTADEVLAYLAPFTEPLAEPTFHFTRRWMQKQAWRVGDSRGNDFRVGRSLNLPPEYLMIHRVTAGSTGILCQLDAEIPARGIVERWQPGFAA